The proteins below are encoded in one region of Natronococcus sp. CG52:
- a CDS encoding GcvT family protein yields MSTDSPPSRAGTVIIGAGAVGCSVAYHLTELGAEDVVVVDQGPLPVTGGSSTHAPGIMFQTSPSKIQTKTAHYTSRLLKDAGVYTEVGGIELARSEERMDFLQRRVEWATSYGLPEPELLEPEEVAERLPLVDEDEILGGYYSPTDGRVNGTDALQWYIETSPARFHGHTEVTDIEVDGGEVQAVVTDRGRIECDRCVLATNNWAYQTGQMAGLDLPIAPVEHQYVVTEPLEELQGDGNAAGDATTDLEIPGDPQITEAMSQPPDRPVGRDQDNSLYFRTHGDGYGLGSYNHEPLVVDPDEMGTNSEESQASVHSFTEKHWTKPTHPNREKSPKQAFDELLPATADEEFSVTENGIFVYTPDGMPVLGETAQVDGLWTGLAIWWTHSGGYGKILAEWMENGVPRLPSGPVDTSGIHVNRFEPHAGNKDYFTDRGGLRYQQVYSIVEPRWQPEDHRGLRVSPFYHQQQELGAEFYQSGGWETPQWYEHNADLVSKYDEGIPDQDGWQAVNRSPIEGAEHLHTREKVSMFDMTTFSSIMVEGSDAGDFLQRVCSNDMDISVGQVRYTTMLNEGGNILADLTVVRLDDDEYMVTTGGGNSPGIHGSWLEKRAPETVSVAVEESAKSTIGLWGPNARLLLQRVTDADVSNDAFSYFSGERIYVGDVPVIALRLSYVGELGWELWTPTEYGQKLWDTLWEAGQDLGVRPMGAGAVESMRLEKGFRLWGTDVDTDVNPYAAGLPFAVDLDTEFVGKDALVESKEDGIDTRVACLTLDESTDIMLGGRPVRKDGEAVGYVQAGGYGYSVGESIAYTYLPDEYADAGTSVQIECEGTTYDATVRDEPLFDPGRNKIIR; encoded by the coding sequence ATGAGCACAGACAGCCCACCCTCGAGAGCTGGCACAGTGATCATCGGTGCCGGGGCCGTCGGGTGCAGCGTCGCGTACCACCTGACGGAACTCGGTGCCGAAGACGTAGTCGTCGTCGATCAGGGGCCGCTCCCCGTGACCGGCGGCTCGTCGACGCACGCTCCGGGGATCATGTTCCAGACGTCGCCGTCGAAGATACAGACGAAGACTGCGCACTACACGAGTCGGCTGCTGAAGGACGCCGGCGTCTACACCGAGGTCGGCGGCATCGAACTCGCCCGCTCGGAGGAGCGGATGGACTTCCTCCAGCGTCGCGTCGAGTGGGCCACGTCGTACGGGCTTCCCGAACCGGAACTGCTCGAGCCCGAGGAGGTCGCCGAACGGCTGCCGCTCGTCGACGAGGACGAGATCCTCGGCGGCTACTACTCCCCGACTGACGGCCGGGTCAACGGGACCGACGCGCTTCAGTGGTACATCGAGACGTCGCCGGCCCGGTTCCACGGGCACACCGAAGTGACCGATATCGAGGTCGACGGCGGCGAAGTGCAGGCGGTCGTCACCGACCGCGGTCGCATCGAGTGCGACCGCTGTGTTCTCGCCACGAACAACTGGGCCTACCAGACCGGGCAGATGGCCGGTCTCGACCTGCCGATCGCACCCGTCGAGCACCAGTACGTCGTCACCGAACCGCTCGAAGAACTCCAGGGTGACGGAAACGCGGCCGGCGACGCCACGACCGATCTGGAGATTCCGGGCGACCCGCAGATCACGGAGGCCATGTCCCAGCCGCCGGACCGTCCGGTCGGCCGCGACCAGGACAACTCGCTGTACTTCCGGACTCACGGGGACGGCTACGGACTCGGTTCGTACAATCACGAGCCGTTGGTCGTCGATCCCGACGAGATGGGGACCAATTCCGAAGAGAGTCAGGCGTCGGTCCACAGTTTCACCGAGAAACACTGGACGAAGCCGACGCACCCGAACCGCGAGAAGTCGCCGAAGCAGGCGTTCGACGAACTGCTGCCCGCGACGGCGGACGAGGAGTTCAGCGTCACCGAGAACGGCATCTTCGTCTACACGCCGGACGGGATGCCGGTTCTCGGGGAAACGGCGCAGGTCGACGGCCTCTGGACCGGACTGGCGATCTGGTGGACCCACTCCGGCGGGTACGGCAAGATCCTCGCCGAGTGGATGGAAAACGGCGTGCCGCGGCTTCCGTCGGGTCCCGTCGACACGAGCGGGATCCACGTCAACCGGTTCGAACCGCACGCCGGGAACAAGGACTACTTCACGGACCGCGGCGGTCTGCGGTACCAGCAGGTGTACAGCATCGTCGAGCCGCGGTGGCAGCCGGAAGACCACCGCGGTCTCCGGGTGAGTCCGTTCTACCACCAGCAACAGGAACTCGGCGCGGAGTTCTACCAGAGCGGGGGCTGGGAAACCCCGCAATGGTACGAACACAACGCGGACCTCGTTTCGAAGTACGACGAGGGGATCCCGGACCAGGACGGCTGGCAAGCGGTCAACCGCTCCCCGATCGAGGGTGCCGAGCACCTCCACACCCGCGAGAAGGTGTCCATGTTCGACATGACGACGTTCAGCTCGATTATGGTCGAAGGAAGCGATGCCGGCGACTTCCTCCAGCGGGTCTGTAGCAACGATATGGACATCTCCGTCGGACAGGTCCGATATACGACGATGCTGAACGAGGGCGGTAACATCCTCGCCGACCTCACCGTCGTCCGCCTCGACGACGACGAGTACATGGTGACGACCGGCGGCGGGAACTCGCCGGGCATCCACGGCTCCTGGCTCGAGAAGCGCGCCCCCGAGACGGTCTCCGTCGCGGTCGAGGAATCGGCTAAGAGCACGATCGGACTCTGGGGGCCCAACGCGCGACTGCTGCTCCAGCGCGTCACCGACGCGGACGTCTCGAACGACGCGTTCTCGTACTTCAGCGGCGAGCGGATCTACGTCGGCGACGTTCCCGTGATCGCGCTCCGACTCTCCTATGTCGGCGAGCTCGGCTGGGAGCTGTGGACGCCGACGGAGTACGGCCAGAAGCTCTGGGACACGCTGTGGGAGGCCGGACAGGACCTCGGCGTGCGACCCATGGGTGCCGGCGCGGTCGAGTCGATGCGCCTCGAGAAGGGGTTCCGGCTCTGGGGGACCGACGTCGACACGGACGTCAACCCCTACGCCGCCGGGTTGCCGTTCGCGGTCGATCTCGATACGGAGTTCGTCGGCAAGGACGCGCTCGTCGAGTCGAAAGAGGACGGGATCGACACTCGAGTCGCGTGCCTGACCCTGGACGAATCGACCGACATCATGCTGGGCGGGCGCCCGGTTCGCAAGGACGGCGAGGCCGTCGGCTACGTCCAGGCCGGCGGCTACGGATACAGCGTCGGCGAGTCGATCGCCTACACCTACTTGCCCGACGAGTACGCGGACGCCGGAACGTCGGTCCAGATCGAGTGCGAGGGGACGACGTACGACGCGACGGTCCGCGACGAACCCCTGTTCGATCCCGGCCGCAACAAGATCATCCGATGA
- a CDS encoding BCCT family transporter, translated as MAQSGANGPIKQFTNELDTPIFVIGFLVAAASVLAFVLRPEAASKYMTSVNDFLWTFAGWWYLVAMFVLVAFVGFLIFGPWGNIKLGGEDEAPEFTFPAYFAMLYSAGIAAGIVFWGPAEAIFHYDAVSPFVGAESQSSGAAVGAIQYTFFHWGISAWTAYVVMALPIAYFAYRYDAPLRISTVIAPWVGVDNLDSPVAKTIDILAVFATIGGVATTLGLVGSQFLVGVEWISGVTVGDSGTVLVITGLTVAFTISVALGVEKGIRRLSYFNMALFAIVTVATFVLGPTTYIMSMGTEALGAYINDFITMSFYTGSGDTGGAGVAEWVGGWTIFYWAWWFSWTPFVGLFIARISRGRTVRQVAVTGVIASTGITIPWFATMGGTAIFLQESGQADILTIIGELGEAGSGYPLFEALPLGGLLTMLFLVLVTTFLVTSADSSTLALGMLTTGGAERPSTINRVIWGFLIGALASLLMVTGGVDALQQAAIITGGPFSMIALLAVASMMAAFGDRRPLFLREEDDVSIPSPELDSSDSDPDTVDPSDD; from the coding sequence ATGGCACAATCAGGAGCGAACGGTCCGATCAAACAGTTTACTAACGAACTCGACACCCCAATTTTCGTAATCGGCTTCCTCGTGGCTGCAGCGTCTGTCCTCGCGTTCGTCCTCAGACCCGAAGCCGCGTCGAAGTACATGACCAGCGTGAACGACTTCCTGTGGACGTTCGCCGGCTGGTGGTACCTTGTTGCGATGTTCGTCCTCGTCGCGTTCGTCGGATTCCTGATCTTCGGGCCCTGGGGGAACATCAAACTCGGTGGCGAGGACGAGGCACCGGAGTTCACGTTTCCCGCATACTTCGCCATGCTGTACTCGGCGGGAATCGCCGCCGGGATCGTGTTCTGGGGGCCCGCCGAGGCGATCTTCCACTACGACGCCGTCTCGCCGTTCGTCGGCGCGGAGTCGCAGTCGTCGGGAGCCGCCGTCGGCGCGATCCAGTACACGTTCTTCCACTGGGGAATCTCCGCGTGGACCGCGTACGTCGTCATGGCCCTACCGATCGCGTACTTCGCCTACCGGTACGACGCGCCGCTGCGCATCTCGACGGTAATCGCGCCGTGGGTCGGTGTCGATAATCTCGATAGTCCGGTCGCGAAGACGATCGACATTCTCGCAGTGTTCGCCACGATCGGCGGCGTCGCAACGACGCTCGGGTTGGTCGGAAGCCAGTTCCTCGTCGGCGTCGAGTGGATAAGCGGCGTGACCGTCGGCGACTCCGGGACCGTTCTAGTGATCACCGGACTGACGGTCGCGTTCACGATTTCCGTCGCGCTCGGCGTCGAAAAAGGCATTCGACGGCTCTCGTACTTCAACATGGCACTGTTTGCCATAGTGACTGTTGCAACGTTCGTGCTCGGTCCGACAACGTATATCATGTCGATGGGGACTGAGGCGCTCGGTGCGTACATCAACGACTTCATTACGATGAGCTTCTACACCGGTTCCGGGGATACCGGCGGGGCGGGCGTCGCCGAGTGGGTCGGCGGATGGACGATCTTTTATTGGGCGTGGTGGTTCTCGTGGACGCCGTTCGTCGGCCTGTTCATCGCGCGGATCTCGCGCGGCCGAACCGTTCGACAGGTCGCCGTTACGGGCGTGATCGCTTCGACCGGTATTACGATCCCCTGGTTCGCAACCATGGGGGGAACGGCAATCTTCCTCCAGGAGAGCGGTCAGGCCGACATTCTCACGATCATCGGTGAGCTCGGCGAAGCTGGATCCGGCTACCCGCTGTTCGAAGCGCTGCCGCTGGGCGGCCTGCTGACGATGTTATTCCTCGTGCTCGTCACGACGTTCCTCGTCACCTCGGCCGACTCGTCGACGCTGGCGCTGGGAATGCTGACCACCGGCGGCGCCGAACGGCCCTCGACGATCAACCGCGTCATCTGGGGCTTCCTCATCGGTGCACTCGCGTCGCTACTGATGGTCACCGGCGGCGTCGATGCGCTACAGCAGGCTGCGATCATCACCGGCGGTCCGTTCTCGATGATCGCCCTGCTCGCCGTCGCGTCGATGATGGCCGCGTTCGGCGATCGCAGACCCCTGTTCCTCCGGGAGGAGGATGACGTTTCGATTCCCTCACCCGAACTCGACTCGAGCGACTCCGATCCGGATACGGTCGATCCGTCCGACGACTGA
- a CDS encoding GcvT family protein produces MSTHDSLPAEADTVIVGAGIVGCSTAYHLTQLGREDVVVVDQGPLPTTGGSSSHAPGIMFQTAEEKVLTKFARYSRKLYSQFEDEDGEPLYNETGGIEVARTDERMDFLQRRVEHGTAWGIPDPQILSPEEVEERLPLVDSDVIKGGYYSPTDGQVSGVKACAALAEASMEQGAKFVPHTWTEDIAVDDGEVQAVVTDSGQIECNEVVIATNIWARQLGEQLGVHLPVTPVEHQYTITEPLEELAESREDVSDHPVYENYRDVSGEKADRLLVGPDRPILRDQDNALYFRTHGDAYGIGSYNHEPLVPDPQELGGNDEDAEQGSVHEFSDYHMNNATHPDRPDKAPRQASDELLPATDGKELEHKYNGMFAESPNGLPVMGPVQEYDGLWSGAAIWVTHAGGAGKALAEWMENDAPRLPEGPIDLAHCNVNRFQPHEGSWDFARDIGGEEYRIVYNIMHPKWTWTDHQRDIRRSSVYHKLKELEAELWAEAGWEEAHWFDSNADLLAQYGDRVPDRDGWEAKYWSPIEGAESLHVRNAVGLHDMTSFNKMEISGQEADEFVQYLCTNDMDIDVGQVRYTLMCNEEGGVRADITVTRVDDDRYLVLTTGREVGRNHVAWIKQHAPEDVQVREVTSELSSFVLTGPNAREVLSEVTRADLSDDAFPYFTSQELFVKNVPVRALRVSYAGELGWELYTPSEYGEQLWEVIWEAGQEYDLRPYGNGALDSLRIEKGFRLWGEDLHTEHNPYEAGLGFAVDLETDFIGKEAVVEAAEGERIDHEVACLTLDDEEAVVFTDRPVLDGDESLGYVHSAEYGYTVGACIAYAYLPPKYAEPGTELEILHEGDRYSATVRDGPLL; encoded by the coding sequence ATGAGTACACATGACAGCCTGCCGGCCGAGGCTGACACCGTTATCGTCGGCGCCGGCATCGTTGGGTGTAGTACGGCGTACCATCTGACCCAACTCGGACGCGAGGACGTGGTCGTCGTCGATCAGGGGCCGCTCCCTACGACCGGCGGCTCGTCCAGTCACGCGCCGGGGATTATGTTCCAGACCGCGGAAGAGAAGGTCCTCACCAAGTTCGCGAGGTACAGTCGCAAGTTGTACTCGCAGTTCGAGGACGAGGACGGGGAACCGCTGTACAACGAAACTGGCGGAATCGAGGTCGCACGAACCGACGAACGGATGGACTTTCTCCAGCGCCGCGTCGAACACGGAACGGCCTGGGGTATTCCGGACCCGCAGATCCTCTCGCCGGAGGAGGTCGAGGAACGGCTGCCGCTCGTCGACAGCGACGTCATCAAGGGCGGCTACTACTCTCCGACCGACGGACAGGTTTCGGGCGTCAAGGCGTGTGCGGCGTTAGCCGAGGCGTCGATGGAACAGGGCGCGAAGTTCGTACCGCACACGTGGACGGAGGACATCGCGGTCGACGACGGCGAGGTGCAGGCAGTCGTCACCGACAGCGGCCAGATCGAGTGTAACGAGGTCGTAATCGCCACGAACATTTGGGCCCGTCAACTCGGCGAACAGCTCGGCGTTCACCTCCCGGTGACGCCGGTCGAACACCAGTACACGATCACCGAGCCGCTCGAGGAACTCGCCGAGAGCCGGGAGGACGTCAGCGACCACCCGGTCTACGAGAATTACAGGGACGTCTCCGGCGAGAAGGCCGATCGCCTCCTCGTCGGCCCCGACCGTCCGATCCTTCGCGACCAGGACAACGCGCTGTACTTCCGAACCCACGGGGACGCGTACGGGATCGGCTCGTACAACCACGAGCCGCTCGTTCCGGATCCACAGGAGCTCGGCGGCAACGACGAGGACGCCGAGCAGGGGTCGGTTCACGAGTTCTCCGACTACCACATGAACAACGCGACCCACCCCGACCGTCCGGATAAGGCCCCACGGCAGGCCAGCGACGAACTGTTGCCCGCCACGGACGGAAAGGAGCTCGAGCACAAGTACAACGGGATGTTCGCGGAGTCCCCGAACGGTCTCCCCGTGATGGGGCCGGTCCAGGAGTACGACGGCCTCTGGTCTGGGGCGGCAATCTGGGTGACCCACGCCGGCGGCGCGGGGAAGGCGCTCGCCGAGTGGATGGAAAACGACGCGCCGCGGCTCCCCGAAGGGCCGATCGATCTGGCACACTGCAACGTCAATCGCTTCCAGCCCCACGAGGGAAGCTGGGACTTCGCCCGCGACATCGGGGGCGAGGAGTACCGGATCGTCTACAACATCATGCATCCCAAGTGGACTTGGACCGATCACCAGCGCGACATCCGGCGCAGTTCCGTCTATCACAAACTGAAGGAACTCGAGGCCGAACTGTGGGCGGAAGCCGGCTGGGAGGAGGCACACTGGTTCGACTCGAACGCGGACCTCCTAGCGCAGTACGGCGATCGGGTTCCCGACCGCGACGGCTGGGAAGCGAAGTACTGGTCGCCGATCGAGGGCGCCGAGTCGCTCCACGTGCGCAACGCGGTCGGACTCCACGACATGACCTCCTTCAACAAGATGGAGATCAGCGGACAGGAGGCCGACGAGTTCGTTCAGTACCTGTGTACGAACGATATGGACATCGACGTCGGCCAGGTTCGGTACACGCTCATGTGTAACGAGGAGGGCGGCGTGCGCGCCGACATAACTGTCACGCGCGTCGACGACGACCGATACCTCGTGCTCACGACGGGACGCGAAGTCGGGCGGAACCACGTCGCGTGGATCAAGCAACACGCGCCCGAAGACGTCCAGGTTCGGGAGGTCACCTCCGAACTCTCGTCGTTCGTCCTCACCGGCCCGAACGCTCGCGAGGTGCTGAGCGAGGTAACCCGCGCGGACCTCTCGGACGACGCGTTCCCGTACTTCACCTCCCAGGAACTCTTCGTGAAGAACGTCCCGGTCAGGGCGCTTCGCGTCTCCTACGCGGGCGAACTCGGCTGGGAGCTGTACACGCCGAGCGAGTACGGCGAACAGCTCTGGGAAGTGATCTGGGAGGCCGGTCAGGAGTACGATCTGCGCCCCTACGGCAACGGCGCGCTCGACTCCCTGCGCATCGAGAAGGGGTTCCGACTGTGGGGCGAGGACCTCCACACCGAGCACAACCCCTACGAGGCGGGGCTCGGCTTCGCCGTCGACCTCGAGACCGACTTCATCGGCAAGGAAGCGGTCGTCGAGGCGGCCGAAGGCGAGCGGATCGACCACGAGGTCGCCTGTCTGACGCTGGACGACGAGGAGGCGGTGGTCTTCACGGACCGGCCGGTTCTCGACGGCGACGAGTCGCTCGGCTACGTTCACAGCGCCGAGTACGGCTACACCGTCGGCGCCTGTATCGCGTACGCGTACCTCCCGCCCAAGTACGCCGAGCCCGGTACCGAACTCGAGATTCTGCACGAGGGCGACCGGTACAGCGCGACGGTTCGCGACGGACCGCTACTGTAA
- a CDS encoding bifunctional methylenetetrahydrofolate dehydrogenase/methenyltetrahydrofolate cyclohydrolase: MTRTIDGNEVADGIKSELTSCLDALEDNGVTPGLATVLMSDDGASETYVSMKRRACGELGIESIHTELDPSASADALLAQIDELNEDPGVHGILVQMPLPDHVDEQRVLERIEPTKDVDGFHPENAGRLVAGNPRFKPCTPHGIQKLLEAADVDTEGKDAVVVGRSDIVGKPMANLLIQKAPGGNATTTVCHSRTTDLGAKTRQADIVIAAAGYPELIDGSMISEGATVIDVGVNRVEADTEKGYELVGDVEFESATEKADVITPVPGGVGPMTIAMLLYNTVKAASLQEGVPVTLP; this comes from the coding sequence ATGACACGGACCATCGACGGAAACGAGGTCGCAGACGGTATCAAGTCAGAACTGACGTCGTGTCTCGACGCGCTCGAGGACAACGGCGTAACGCCGGGACTGGCGACGGTCCTGATGAGCGACGACGGAGCGAGCGAGACGTACGTCTCGATGAAACGCCGGGCGTGCGGTGAACTCGGTATCGAGAGTATCCACACCGAACTCGATCCGAGCGCGTCGGCGGACGCGTTGCTCGCTCAGATCGACGAACTGAACGAGGATCCGGGGGTACACGGCATCCTCGTCCAGATGCCGCTTCCGGACCACGTCGACGAGCAGCGCGTCCTCGAGCGGATCGAACCGACGAAGGACGTCGACGGCTTTCACCCCGAAAACGCCGGGCGCCTCGTCGCCGGCAATCCGCGGTTCAAACCGTGTACCCCGCACGGGATCCAGAAGCTACTCGAGGCGGCGGACGTCGACACCGAGGGGAAGGACGCGGTCGTCGTCGGCCGGTCGGACATCGTCGGGAAGCCGATGGCGAACTTGCTTATCCAGAAGGCACCGGGCGGAAACGCGACGACGACGGTCTGTCACTCGAGAACGACGGATCTGGGCGCGAAGACGAGACAGGCCGACATCGTGATCGCGGCCGCCGGTTACCCCGAACTGATCGACGGTTCGATGATCAGCGAGGGCGCGACGGTGATCGACGTCGGCGTCAACCGGGTGGAAGCCGACACCGAGAAGGGGTACGAACTGGTCGGCGACGTCGAGTTCGAGAGCGCGACGGAGAAGGCCGACGTCATCACGCCCGTCCCCGGCGGCGTCGGCCCGATGACGATCGCGATGTTGCTGTACAACACGGTCAAAGCCGCGAGCCTCCAGGAGGGCGTTCCGGTGACGCTTCCGTAA
- the ilvA gene encoding threonine ammonia-lyase, whose amino-acid sequence MSESPEHEPLVEYADIERARERLTDETVVKRTPIERSTSLGEMVDAEVYLKMEHLQWTGSFKTRGAYNKIRQAVDGGADEFVAASAGNHAQGVALAATRCGADSTIVMPKHAPQAKIDATRSYGATVELVGQDFQEAMEHAQSYATEHDVEFVHAYDDTQIVAGQGTLGIEMYEDLPNVDTVVVPIGGGGLISGIATALDHLSPETRVVGVQATGAETVHESLDKGVPVTLDEVDTIADGIATGGISELTLELIEEHVDEVVTVTDSQIARAILLLLERAKQVVEGAAAASVAALLSDELDVSGETVMPLLCGGNLDMTMLQTVLVHALTTRGQILRLRVKINDMPGKMTELSGIIADHGANIQTVRHDRAVEDLEVGEAYLVFRIETSGLEHAASIIERIEAEGYDVEDINRE is encoded by the coding sequence ATGAGTGAATCACCAGAACACGAACCGTTGGTAGAGTACGCCGACATCGAACGGGCGCGCGAACGATTGACCGACGAGACGGTCGTGAAGCGAACCCCGATCGAGCGGAGCACGTCGCTCGGCGAGATGGTCGACGCCGAGGTGTACCTCAAGATGGAACACCTCCAGTGGACCGGCTCGTTCAAGACGAGAGGCGCGTACAACAAGATCAGGCAGGCGGTCGACGGCGGTGCCGACGAGTTCGTCGCCGCGAGCGCGGGCAATCACGCACAGGGCGTCGCGCTGGCGGCGACCAGATGCGGCGCGGACTCGACGATCGTCATGCCCAAACACGCGCCACAGGCGAAGATCGACGCGACGCGGAGCTACGGCGCGACGGTCGAACTGGTCGGGCAGGACTTTCAGGAGGCGATGGAACACGCGCAGTCCTACGCGACGGAACACGACGTCGAGTTCGTTCACGCGTACGACGACACGCAGATCGTCGCGGGGCAGGGTACGCTCGGCATCGAGATGTACGAGGACTTGCCCAACGTCGACACCGTCGTCGTCCCAATCGGGGGCGGCGGACTGATCAGCGGTATCGCCACGGCACTCGATCACCTCTCTCCGGAAACGCGCGTCGTCGGCGTCCAGGCTACCGGGGCCGAAACCGTCCACGAGAGCCTCGACAAAGGGGTCCCAGTTACGCTCGACGAAGTGGACACGATCGCCGACGGGATCGCGACCGGCGGCATCTCCGAGCTGACGCTCGAGCTAATCGAGGAGCACGTCGACGAGGTCGTCACCGTCACCGATTCCCAGATCGCACGTGCGATCCTGCTCCTGCTCGAGCGGGCGAAGCAGGTCGTCGAAGGAGCGGCCGCGGCATCGGTTGCGGCACTGCTGAGCGACGAACTGGACGTTTCCGGTGAAACCGTCATGCCCCTGTTGTGCGGCGGTAATCTCGACATGACAATGCTGCAGACGGTTCTGGTTCACGCGCTCACGACCCGCGGGCAGATCCTGCGTCTGCGTGTGAAGATCAACGACATGCCCGGGAAGATGACCGAACTCTCCGGAATCATCGCTGACCACGGTGCAAACATCCAGACCGTACGCCACGACAGAGCGGTCGAAGATCTGGAAGTCGGCGAAGCGTACCTAGTGTTCCGCATCGAGACGAGCGGGCTCGAACACGCTGCCTCGATCATCGAACGAATCGAAGCTGAAGGTTACGACGTAGAAGACATCAACCGAGAGTAG
- a CDS encoding succinylglutamate desuccinylase/aspartoacylase family protein, with amino-acid sequence MEYEAVSHTTDERPLVQLPSGTDVTVTVHRYEGGSGPTAYLQAAQHGIELNGTAALRRLHHHLATAELAGTVVVVPVVNSLAFDHGSYVTPQAVDAVNPNFNRVWPGDENGTLQERLAARLWQLIETADVVIDLHTGTADMLEHVRFQDDSSDSRRLAAMFGTEYLLTNPEREEADEEDFRGKLRTAAANADIPTIVPELSNSRRIDHDAARRGVNGIRSVLAEVGMLREEPSTPPSQTILLDDGGRIGANRSGLFEPSEDVAVGDRVSEGTRLGTVYCPATFEERQSVRMPEPGIVYSLTRESVVTAGEKIACIAEVE; translated from the coding sequence ATGGAGTACGAGGCCGTTTCCCATACGACGGACGAGCGTCCCCTCGTCCAGTTACCGTCGGGGACAGACGTTACGGTGACCGTCCATCGCTACGAGGGTGGATCTGGACCGACGGCGTACCTGCAGGCCGCACAGCACGGAATCGAACTCAACGGGACCGCCGCGTTGCGCCGACTCCACCACCACCTGGCGACCGCTGAACTCGCCGGAACGGTCGTCGTCGTTCCCGTGGTCAACTCCCTCGCGTTCGATCACGGATCGTACGTTACGCCGCAGGCCGTCGACGCGGTCAACCCGAACTTCAATCGCGTGTGGCCGGGCGACGAGAACGGAACGCTTCAGGAGCGACTGGCCGCCCGGCTGTGGCAACTGATCGAAACGGCGGACGTCGTGATCGATCTTCACACGGGAACCGCAGATATGCTCGAGCACGTCCGGTTTCAGGACGACAGTTCCGACTCGCGCAGACTCGCGGCGATGTTCGGAACCGAGTACCTGTTGACGAACCCCGAGCGCGAGGAGGCGGACGAGGAGGATTTCAGGGGGAAACTTCGAACGGCCGCCGCGAACGCCGACATCCCGACGATCGTACCGGAACTCTCGAACAGTCGTCGGATCGATCACGACGCGGCGCGCAGAGGGGTGAACGGAATCCGAAGTGTCCTCGCCGAGGTCGGCATGCTCCGCGAGGAGCCGTCGACGCCACCCTCGCAGACGATCCTTCTCGACGACGGTGGCCGTATCGGTGCGAACCGCTCCGGACTCTTCGAGCCGAGCGAAGACGTGGCGGTCGGCGATCGAGTTTCGGAAGGAACCCGACTGGGAACGGTGTACTGTCCGGCGACGTTCGAAGAGCGACAGTCCGTTCGGATGCCCGAACCCGGCATCGTCTACTCACTTA